The following nucleotide sequence is from Salvia miltiorrhiza cultivar Shanhuang (shh) chromosome 7, IMPLAD_Smil_shh, whole genome shotgun sequence.
GGCACGAAAATCACCTTAGCCCAGCTGCCGCACTCATTTGGCTAAGTTCCTTGCCCATTTCATCACTGAAATCTGAGTTCCCACTTGCTCTAATCCCCTAGCAAACAAACAATATAGACGCCAAGCAAttaatgaataattatattACTTCAGTCTGTTCAGAGCTTCAAGCCCATCACTTGCAAGCAACACTAAAGTCTTAAATTGAAATTGCAAGCAAGCTCATCCATCAAAGTCAACAACTGACTCTTAAGTCTAACTAGTGTCATAGTAGCAAAATGTTGGAAGCATCGCAAAGTTAGTATCAACTATCAACTAGATGTATTTCCATATtattcatgcttaaaaacagACAGGAAACAATCTACTTTGGAGTTCAATGAGTGCTAATGAGTGCCTTGTTGCATATCACGATCGAAACAGATGAAACCACTGAAAGACTCAACGCTCTAATCGTCCCCAGCTGATACTTCTTGCCTTCACTCATCTTCACACTCCACTATCTGATCCCAATTTCTCAGTATCTACTCATCAAACACAAATTTCCAGTCACGCGTCCGCGAAACTAATCACCAAAAGAGAAAACAAAGTAACATTCACATACCTCATTAGTTGTTACCTGAAAGCAAAGCAGTGTTCAATATTCTCAATTCAGAATAACCAAGAAAACAAAGCAAACTAGGGCTGTCTTGTATAAAACTTCTTCCCAGAATTGCAGAGAAGGTACGTGCTTGAAAGCTTTGGGCATCTTGCCAGAGGTGTACTTGTTAAGCAGTTTACCAACCCTGCATAATACATATGCCACCCAACATCAGTAAAATCATTAGCAAGGGAGGAACAAGCAGAAATCACACTGTAGTTGGTGATTGGTGACAAGGCTATAAGCATACCCCTTGTACAGCTCAATGATGGAGTTGTCCAATTTCGGCATTGGTTGTGCTCctacacacaaacacacaacaTTCAATAAACTTGCCAATAGCAGGACACAAATTGTCATCATTTCGTAAATTGAAAAGCACCTATGTTCGTATTAGCAATACAAAATATTTCATGAGTATAACAACCCCCAACATTTGATTTTAGTACCAACTTTAGACACCCCATCCAATATGAAAGGAAGAACAGGTTAATTATCATCAGCAAATTTGAACTCATACCAGATGAAACTTGGGCATCTTTTTCCTTGATCTTCTCCACAATGATGTCAGCCAATGTTCGTTCAGGGCGATCATCTTTTGATAGAAAGGCATCCATCAACTTTTCTTCCTCCTCATTAATATCATCCTTCATATCATAAGAGTACAATTAGCACCAAGCGATGGCTTCAACTACGCCTTCAACAAAACAAGCGTTCTGGAAAGATCTAACTACCAGCTCCACTAGATTTCTTGTTGCTTAATCACTCAatggttctctctctctctctcctcttgtTACATTCCAAACCTTTTTCTCTCTTTCACCTCTCTATCTTAGATATAACTAAATTAATCTGACAGTCATAAACTGATTCCAAATCCACTGTTCTGCTTCAGCTTCTGTTAGCTTGGCTGCTGCAGCAAGTAGGTCAGCGGATGGCATTTCAGGCCCAATGACCCTGTAGGAACCAGCAGCAAGATCATCGAATAATACAGGTACAAGCAAGCTCGAATAACTAAACCAACATGGTAGGCTgcatttaaataatatttgagGTCCAACATcttctcaaatcaaataatGTTTCAGGTAATGCTAAATAGGTAGCTATGCTGTGTAAACTATGCTGACAACGTGACTGTCCAAATAATCTTCATCTCACCTTTCTTTCTCAAGTTTTGATTTCAACCTCATCCAAACTAGATTTGATCTCCGAAGAAACATTGTAATCAGACTGGTCTCAGTAACAGTATGAAGAAATGAAAGTGATTATGTATGAGAATGTGTTTCATTCTTACAATTGAGGATAATAGAATAACAAAGAGATAATTCAAAAACTTGAGCAAAATAGCttgacaaaattaaaaaatttgagcaaaatagcttcagataatttaaaaaattcgagcAAAATCCCTAATCTAAATCATATTGTTACCAACAAAGTTCAAAAATTAGGGATTTGGAATGAGATTTGCGTAAGGGATGAATAATTAGGGATTCTACCTTGGTGGTGGCTATTGTagaaggcggcggcgacagCGACAGCGGCGGCTCCTAGGGTCTGCGATTGAGAGCTCGACCGACGACAGCTGCTAGGCCTAacggacggagagagagagacgggtgCGGTAGGTGGCagatggagaagcaaaaagCCCGATCTGCTGCTGCCGCTGCGAGAAGAGCGGCGTCGGCGGAGGAGAGGGGTGGTCTGCTCGTGCTCGGTGGAGGGGAGAAGGGTGCTCCGCCTCTCGATCTGCTGCTGCGAGAAGAGCGGCGTCAGAGGCGACGCGATGCAGGGTGGGTGGGGGCAGGGGCGGTCACTGACTCACTGGCACCGGCGTCCGGCTGCTCGTGCAGCGTCGTCCGGCGCGGCGTCACCGGGGGGAGGCGGCGGGTGTGTTAGGAGTATTGGAGCAGAAGCTTGAAAATCAGATTTTGAGTTAGGTTTCAAATTTTacctaataaaaatatatatttatgaaaaaaaataatgttaatacATAACAGTTATATAATGCATTTCTTAACGGTAAAAAAACTGTTGTAAAAAAGTattaatagataacggttgACGTAACGGTTTAtcaaaccgttatgtatgtaactaatagataacgctaaAAGATAACGGATTACATCATACTGTTATATATTGTTATGgataacactacatagataacggatttctTCAAAACCGTTGTCTTTTCTagaaaatgcgctcatacataacggttttttaaaaaaaccgttatgtatgaagtgttatgtatgtgaaattttgtagtagtgagAACAACAGTTTAATTTCTTTTGGTTCATTAATTACCATTTAGGTACGTGGATGCATATACAATAATTCATGATCGATAAAAAATGTCTATAAATACAATCTCCCATGAACTCTaatgcatcatcatcatcaacaacatctaagaGTCAATCTCTATATAATTCTCAGCAAATTAAGGCGATGAGTATGGCTTCAAAGTTTGTTCTGGTTTTTGTTCTGAGCGTTCTTGTTTGCACGGCGGCTGCCGGCCGGAACCTTGGTGGCTCTGAGAGCGGTTCTGCAGCCAATGACGAAAAGTTCTTTTTTCCAGGGATTGGCGATGGAATAGGTGGTATAGGCGAGGGTGTTGTCGGAGGCGGCGATGGTGTAATAGTAACTGAAATTccatgaaaattttaaagaagTTATCAAAATATTACCAGCTGGGGCAGTTGCTAGATTGTATGTAATAAAAGTAGCATGGTCTTAATAATGACAATGTACTTAAAGAATAAAAACTCTATATATGTGATATTATATATACTGTATACAGTATTCCGTTTCAAAACAATGTTGGAAATTAGGGTTTATGaccagtggcggatccaggatttttaaaatggggGTGCAAAAAATAATGGGGTAATAGCCGCTAAATCCatgagaattttttattttcaggTATATATCATGACCCCTCAATTTGActtcaaaatacatcaatttataattggttctgatttttccctcgatttaggaatccggcgaaatcgaaactaacgtggacgccggaatgccaacgtggcagcTGGAATaaccacgtcacacacacacacacacactccccactctctctctcacacaccccactttctctctctcttacacGTCACCACTCTCTCACAGCTTCACAACTCTCTCTCAACTCTCGGCTCCGCCGCCCTCCCCCTTGACCGCCACCACAGCTCCGGCCGGTAGCTTCGCCGGCCCAGAGCCTCCTCCTCTGCTCTCTCTCGCTCATCTCCTCCACCTCAAACAGATCGAGCTTGAGCTTCCGCCTCTGCTTCTCTCTCTCGCTTATCTCCTCTGCACCTCCGTCTCCGCCTCTCTCCCCCCTCCGCCGCCCTTCACAACCTCCAAATTCATTCCACAACACCAAATTCACAATTATCTCAAACGGCGACGTCGAACCAGGATGGGAGGGGGGTCGAGCCCTGTTGTGAACAAGAATTCAGAGAGAGATAAGCTCTGGTGCAGGGCGTCGAATTCTCCGGAAGAgcgtgatttatgcttaatttactctatttttgagGGTTTATACGTGcgtgtttaaagataatcttctggaatttggtgcgtttatggtgtattttatgctttgtaggagatttaggctctcgagatggaagaatgcagttttggatgaatttggatgAATCTGGCGTTTttcagaggaaccgacatctccagagcagagaaatcaccattccactggagtcagaggaatcaagcctccagtgcagaggaatcTAAGCAAGTgcggaatcgccagagaaatcacttcgccagagaaatcaacatgtcagagaagtcgctagccagagaagtcaagtcctcaatttcagaggagtcaccattcctctgaagaaagccagagcggaaAATGTCAGAGGAGTTGCTTCCCCGCTGACCAGAGGAGTCGAGTGCCAGAGCGGAGgaatgccagagagatcatcattccgctggcaaaccatttctctggcgaggtcaaaGAAATCGTCTAATCCTCTGGCGTGACCCGTTACTctggtgacatccattcctctggcgagaactgCGAATTTAGCacgagtgggagtattttccagaagcgcacatccagctggagagttgccttatttcacacgattctattacctttagaattccactttgcatggcaacttccatggtgatccgaaggaaatctaaaatctataaataggttctcttttgacctattcgagTAGAGCACCAACCCTTCGAACCCaagcattcatactttagtttttagctttagatttttattgttttctagttttcaaggcttggatcaagattgaagattcaagtcgctacttcagttttcattcagtttttatataattcagtttttattattgctttcttcttaattatgtttatgttttatttaagcatgtctggctagtttcctttagctgattctagggtttgtaaatagttgattgaatttatgtgatttatttgttaatacctttgtgccttccagtttatgattcataattcctggtgcttaatttcttgtgaattatttggccaatagtttgcatgtttagctattcggtttgagacctagcggagataactgtttagcggattcaggaatgtatgatatgattttaaccttgagacctagcggagataggtggatcatagggagctattcttaggagctattgggagttagtagatttttttgagacctaacggggatagataatttactaatccacgatcgttgctgctctagcgagagtaattgattaattaagtgatctctcatcataactggattaaattggtacataggattaatagatttattgcatagatttagttaatgaatttactaccctatgatcagttgtctttaatatttgattcTTCTACAGTGCTTTTATTTACTACTATTTAAGTTTAgtgttaattaaaccttcctactttagtttgcctgaatattactagagtttaattaggattacttagagtgattcgttataatagtccctgtggatacgatactcggttactaattatttgctacaattgcatcgtgttagttgcgatatttgttgctaagaaattaatgatcaactttttggcgccgttgccggggactatttagaatttactttaatatttctgattagacttaagcattatttcaggcgttgtaagtttttattttatttttagtttttaaatttctgtttttgtttgttgtctcaggcgtgtatgaacacgagatccaaaggaaaggaacatctagtacctttgaacttggaaatcgaaaagcaatacaaaagagacaaccgcgaaaagaagaagcaagcaatggcagagcaacagaataacatggaccttgaaactcttgtgcgagccgtgacacaccttcagaggcagctagacgaagagagagagcgcaaccgggctcctccaccagagccaccactgaatcacatgtatcagcctcgaGTTTATCAATTCCAAGGAGGCAGctggggaccaactgtgcaggctaacacgttcgagctgaagccgggattgataaacatggtgcaagctgaacagtTTAGTGGAGCGGCTTCTGAAAATCCGCATGTTCACATCACTCAGTTTCTAGATATctgcgacactattaagcaTAATGGCGTGCCACcagatgccatcagaatgaagatgtttggattctctctcagagacagagcaaatgagtggttcaagagtttggacagaggtgctattactggatgggaggatttgtgtagagctttcctggcaaaatacttccctgcttctaaagctcagaaaatcattgcagagatttctcacttttcccagctaggagatgagaccattcatgatgcctgggaaagatttcgtgagctgctcaggaaatgcccacaacatggtttcacagaggatcagcaaatcattcacttttataatggtttgactggtctgacaaaaagtatggtggatgctactgcaggtggatgtcttctccatagaaatacaaaggaagcttatcgtgtgatagaagagatggcctccaacagttatcaatggccgaatgacatAAATCccacgagaagaattgcagctgtgaatgaggagagagatgattttaaggagaaatatgaagctcttcagaagcagtatgagttggagagaaaggcactgctagctaaaattcctcagcagccgGGTTTACCTGATGTGTCGCAGTTTGAAGATGCTAATTATGTCCAGCGgcagtaccaattcaatagaccaaactATCAGGGACATCCGGGTGGAAATCCCCCATATCATccaaataataggaatcatccaaatttttcctattcaaatcccaacaatgttttgcaacctccaccaggattttctatttctagtgggggagtaatcaatgagccaaagaaagattcaatggaggaaatgatgaagcaagtatTGGTAAAGGTCATCGAGATGGAGGCAAACTCGGCAAACTTGGGAACCAAAAAGTTCATCATGGAGCAAAATGTgtcagcactgtccaagcaagtgcagatattggagactcaagttggtcagatggccaaccaagcagctgcgcagcacaagccatgccaatttcctagcaacgctcagttcaatccgaagagccaacatcaacagcctcagcaaaatcagcaatgtcattccatccgggtggttgataattcagttgaggatgaagagcagcggaatcatgcagagcagaggaatcaccattcctctgtagagcagaggaatcgtacAGAGCAGCGGGATGGCAGGGACGGCAAGGATGGCaaggaaaaaaatgtagagattatggaggatgatgacctggagacgattgtgtgcgattcgccacctacttctaaggtatcgtcgaatacctctgctgttaagaagcctattcctactcctacatttcccaggccagagtacaagcctgtagcacctttCCCTCTTCCATCCCCGAggccaagattagatgagcaaagctccaaatttttggagacatttaagaagttggctgtgaatattccttccgtggagatcttgagaaataagccaaatgaggtgcaaattgtgaaggctgtgatggaaaagaagagtgcattcaatgaatttgaggaggtgctcgcagtgaaggagtatcagttggctccaaagagagaagatccgggtagcttcaatattcctgtgaagattggaaagtcattgtttgagaaagtaatgtgtgacaccggagcaagcataaatgtcatgcctctcaaagtgtataggaagttgcagctgggggatttgaagccaactaacaagacaattcagcttattgataagtcttgttCTACacctctaggagttgcggaagatgtgcttgtgaaggtgagtgattttttcttcccagtcgactttgtagtgttggatattcctgaggatccaaagatgcctttgctgttagggagacctttccttgccacatgtggagcaaagctagatatgcaaaggggggcgatgacattgggagcctatggggaaactgtgattttcaagaaacctccaccaaaggaagttccccagaatgaagtggttaatttggctgacagttttctagcaaagtcggaggatgaagaagttgagaaaaatgagctgcccaaggatgaagccaagaaaaagactccaaaaccaaaagaagttctgacttttgagatgtgtctgtttttggagcatgatggggggtctttgaaaacccatacccccaagaagaagaaagtgaaattccggatttttcggaacaagaatgagaagggggcaatgctggtggaggatgttcgagccaagagaagtgttttggtggagagggcacccaagagtagaaaagctttccaatggttagagtgttgcttccgacctccatgagtttttgaggtatcgtcgagctctagacgttaaattaagcatttgttgggaggtaacccaattgtttttctttgttttgttttcctttctttctgtttcattttgtttcgttttgtttctctttgtttctttgtttagttTGGGGCAGGTGTTTCTCTACCAGATTTCTGGTGGTCTTCATGTTCCAGCGCAGCCGCTCTCTTCGCTGCACTTTTCCACGCTGCACATGTCCAGCGCAGCCATTTTCTTCGCTGCATCTGTCCAGCGCAGCCACTCTTTACTCTGCCCAAGGCCGCAAACCCACCTtttcaccgcctctcacgaagattcagtttttcattgccgataatcagggacgttttctacactcttcgtatttcttttatgccctgaggacatggcatgctttaaatgtgggggagtggtgttttgttgcttatatttttcaaaaattgggcgaaattgatttttctatgcttagttttttgtctcgaatctggctaatttttatgaatttatggaagagaagatggttttcgatgtgcattttgggtttgtgaatgaatggaggatattcttgttttacttttgatatatgtttcttgtttgtgcaaagaattatgaattttgttgcaacacttttgtaagttagtaaaacgtgatttgtccggtagatgctagaaggagtgttgtcattgtgattgcctacgatcgtatcttatctgtgaaaatgttggacgaattgccaacttcaaaattgccagctctgaaacatctggcctgttctaaaaacgtgatagctctgagtctctgctcctctagtttaactatgagcatgagaaaccacgtgaaaagactttggattacatccaaatggttttatttaatgaattatGGCTTAACTGTCGAAAAttctaagcacacaaagtgtgaaaaattgatgatattgattataaaggcgatcacattagggaattcacttctagcggagaattgggtctgatcgaattacttgcattactcttttgttgcttcttaaactttgagttacttgcatgatcgagacatgtgtgttgattgtaaagtgttgaattgactttgtgaatgtttggatgacaatttacattgttgaaatcaatttcttcctaggattcat
It contains:
- the LOC130994752 gene encoding bystin-like; translated protein: MDAFLSKDDRPERTLADIIVEKIKEKDAQVSSGAQPMPKLDNSIIELYKGVGKLLNKYTSGKMPKAFKHVPSLQFWEEVLYKTALVCFVFLVILN